Part of the Neisseria brasiliensis genome is shown below.
AGCCGGGTAAGCCGTTTGCATGGGGGCACATTGGCGAATGCAAAATCTTTATCTTACCGGGCAATCCTGTGGCCACGTTTGCCACATCCAATATGCTGTTGTTGCCGGTATTAAACAAACTGGCCGGCAAGCAGGCAAAACATTGGCATTTGCCGAAAGTTACGGCTAAAGCCGCCTTTCAAACCAAAAAAGCCATCAAGCGCCGCGAGTTTTTACGCGTGGTGTTAGAAAATGGCGAAGCTGGCGAGACGGTGGTGAAATTATTGCCGAACCAAGGCAGCGCGATGTTGAGCACTTGTACGGCCGCTGATGCTTTGTGTGAAGTGCCGGCAGGGCAAACGGTAAGTGAAGGCGATGGTGTCAGCGTTTATTTATTGCCGAATTGATTTTTGATAATTGAAAAAGGCCGTCTGAATTTCAGACGGCCTGTTGTGTTATTTGATGATGCTGACTTTTTGAATCACTACCGGTTTCACTGGTACATTTTGGTGGAAGCCGCGGGTAGCGGTTTGCACTTTGCTGATTTTGTTTACCACGTCCATGCCGGAAGTGACTTTGCCGAAAACCGCATAGCCATAACCTTGTGGTGTGGCGCTTTTGAAGTTGAGAAAATCATTGTTGGCGGTATTGATGAAAAATTGGCTGGTGGCCGAATTCGGATTGGCAGTGCGCGCCATGGCGATGGTGCCGACGGTGTTTTTCAGGCCGTTGTTGGCTTCGTTTGCAATCGCTTTATCGGTGGCTTTTTGCGCCATGTTTTCCGTAAAACCGCCGCCTTGAATCATGAAATTGTCAATCACGCGGTGGAAGATGGTGTTGCTGTAAAAGCCTTTTTCGGCATAGTTGACGAAATTGGCGACTGTTTTCGGTGCTTTGGCTTCATCAAGCGACAATTCGATTTTGCCCATATTGGTTTCAATCACGGCGCGGGTTTCGGCTTGGGCGGCAAAAACTGCGCTCAACATCAGCGCGCCTAAGGTCAATTTTGTTACAGTGTTCATGTGCGTTTCCTATATTATTCGCATGCATTCAGGATAAATTTTGAATGCGCTATTATCGGCTTTTTCTGTGTGAAAAATAGACAAGAAAACGTAAAAGGCCGTCTGAAACTTTACCTTTCAGACGGCCTTTTCGCTGATTAAACGTATTATTGTTTCACAGCTTCGATTTGGATATCCAATTTCACTTTTTTGGCCATGCCGCTGTCAACCAAATAATTCATGCCCCATTTGGTGCGGTCGATGGTGGTTGAGAAGTCGCCGCCGCACACTTCGGCTTTGGCCATCGGGCTGTCGTAGCAGTTGAATTTTTCGGCTTTCAGTTTCACAGGGTGGGTTTTGCCCAACAAGGTCAGGTTGCCGTCAACAGAAGTCAGCTTTTTGCCAACGTAGTTAAATTTGGTAGAAACAAAGCGCATTTCCGGGAATTTTTCGGCATTGAATAAATCCGGTGATTTCAGGTGGCCGGTAAAGCGCTCAGAACCGGTTTGCAAAGTATTCACCGGAATGGTGATGTCGATTTTGCCTTGGCGTTTGGCCTTATCGAAATCAACAGTACCGCTCAAGCCGTAGAAGCCGCCTACGTTGGTGCTGGTGTTGAAGTGGTCGATGGCAAAGCGGGCATTGGTGTGGGCTTCGTCAACTTTGTAAGTTGCGGCAGAAGCAGAAGCGGCTACGACAGCAGCCAATACGGTAAAAATCATTTTCTTCATATCGATATCCTTTGTGAGAGCGAATGGGAATGAATACATCAAATATTACGAAAATATCTTAACATAGTTAATGCAAATAAACGTTTCCTGATGGTTAATTCTCTATTTGATTAATGTTGATGATGGTAGAGAATATGAAACGGAAACATTAAAAAATGCGTGGTAGCTACCACGCATTCTTCAGACGGCCTTACAGTGCAGCCAATACGGCATCGCCCATTTCCGAGCAAGAAACCAGCTTGGTGCCTTCTTCGAAAATATCGCCGGTGCGGAAGCCTTGTTTCAACACGGTTTGCACGGCTTGTTCGATTTGTTGCGCGCGTGCTTCGTCGTTCAGGCTGTAGCGTACCAACATCGCCAACGACAAAATAGTCGCCAGCGGATTGGATTTGTTTTGGCCTGCGATGTCTGGTGCGGAACCGTGAGAAGGCTCATACAGACCTTTGTTGTTTTCATTCAGGGAAGCTGAAGGCAGCATCCCGATAGAGCCGGTGAGCATGGATGCTTCATCGCTCAAGATATCGCCGAAAATATTACCGGTGGCAATCACGTCGAATTGTTTCGGCGCGCGCACCAACTGCATGGCGGCGTTATCGACATACATATGGCTCAATTCCACATCGGGATATTCTTTGCCGATTTCTTCAAAAATTTCGCGCCACAATTCTGTGGTTTCCAATACGTTGGCTTTGCCCACAGAGCAGACTTTTTTATTGCGTTTTTGCGCTGCTTGGAAGGCAACATGGGCGATGCGGCGGATTTCGCTTTCGCTGTATTTCATGGTGTTGAAACCTTCGCGCTCGCCGTTTTCTAAGGTGCGGATGCCGCGTGGTTCGCCGAAATAAATGTCGCCGGTGAGTTCACGCACAATCAGAATATCTAAGCCGGCCACGACTTCAGGTTTCAAGGTAGAAGCATTGGCCAATTCAGGATACAAAATGGCAGGGCGTAGGTTGGCGAATAAATTCAGGTCTTTACGAATGGCCAACAAGCCGCGTTCCGGACGCAGCGGACGATCGAGATTGTCGTATTGCGGACCGCCTACCGAACCCAGCAACACCGCATCTGCTTTGCGACACAGGTTTTGCGTGAATTCTGGGTAAGGCTGGCCGTATTGGTCGTAGGCTTCACCGCCTAAAGGCGCGTATTCGTAAGCCACATCCAGACCTCGCTCGATCAGTTTGTCTAATACGCGCACGGCTTGGCCGATGATTTCAGGGCCGATGCCGTCGCCGCGAAGAATGGCGATTTGTTTGGTCATTGTTGATTTCCTTTATGAATAAAAGAGTGAAAAATGGGGAAGGGTTATCGTGTGCTGCCGTGATTTACTCGATGGTGAAATTGTCGTAAGTCATGGCATACATCAAGCCGGATTGTTCGCTTTTGAATTCTTCAAATGCTGCGCGATACCAGCGCGGATCATTGGCTTCGTAACCGGTGAAATCATATACGCGCACATCAAAAAAATCGCGTTCATACCAAGGCTCAATGCCGTAAATGGCAATGTTTTTGGCTTCGGCGCGGTTGAGCACGGTTTCAAAATCTTGCTCGGAAACATAAATAATGCTTTCGGCATCGAAGCCGTCATTTAAGTTTTCTAAGCCTTCAAACAGATATTCTCTGGTTTTCATGATTTTAATAAGAAGTAAGTTTCAGACGGCCTATTGATTAAGATTCGCGGGTTTCCAATGTGCGGATTTTAAACACGGCTTTGCGAATCGTAGGGGCATCGCCGACCAGCGGTGCATGACCGTCGTTGGGGAAAAACAGCACAAATTCACCTGGTTCGATATCCAGCCAAGTTTCGGGTGCGCAATCAAAAAATTCAATGTCTTTTTCTTCTTGATAGCCCAAACCATTTTTCAGACGGCCTCGGTCTATCCAGCCATATGTTTCCACGCCGCTGATGGGTACTTGAATGTCGATGTGTTTGATGTGGGCTTCCGGCTGGGCGGCTTCGCGTGTGCGCATGGCTTCGTTGCCGACAAATAGGCGGATATTGGGATTGTCGCAGGGGTATTGCCCGTCTGGCAGTTGACTGAAGTCCAGCGTTTGCAGCAATGCAATGGCATCGGCAAAGTCGGGGTGCAGGGCGGCATAGCGTTGGGCGTTGGCGATGGTGTCGGTAATCATGGTGTAATCAATGTTGAATGTGAATGAAGGGTTTCAGACGGCCTTTTCATTATTGCTTGGCAAGCTGCAAGATTTTAATCGCGCCGCGTGCTACTAAGCCAAACACAATCAGCCCGATAATCAGGTCGGGATAAGCCGAATGTGTCAGTAAGGTCAGGATACCGGCTGCAATCACGCCCAGATTCACAATCACATCGTTAGACGTAAAAATCATGCTGGCCTGCATATGCGCCTCGCGGCTTTTGTTTTTTTGCAGCAGGTAAAGGCAGAGGGCGTTTCCGGCTAATGCCAGCAGAGAAACGCCAATCATCAAGCTGACATCCGGCATACCTTCCCAGCCGAAAAAGCGGCGAACCACTTCGCTGAATCCCAAAATGGCTAAGACAAGTTGCAAATAGCCGGCAGCGCGTGCGGTTAGTTTCTTACGCGCGGCAGTGGTGCCAACGGCAAGCAAAGCCATGCTGTACACCAAGCTATCGGCCAGCATGTCCAAGCTGTCGGCCAATAAGCCCATCGAACCGGCCAACCAACCGCTGACAGATTCAAACACAAAAAAGAACAGGTTAATCGCCAAGACTTGCCACAATAAGGTGCGTTCTTTATGGTCTTGAGCGTTGTCGGCCAATGGGTCAGTGTTTAATTCGGTGCTTTCCAAGCGGCTGTCGAAATTCAGCGGTGCAAGTGCCTGCAAGATTTCATCAGCGCTGCCGTGGTGGTAGGTAGTCATGCGGCGGTTGGAAATGTCAAACTCAAGCGCATGAATGCCTTCGATAGCGCCCAGCTTCATCCGAATCATTTGCTCTTCTGAAGGGCAATCCATTTTCGTGATATGGAAAATACTTTTCTGCATAAGGCAAGCCCGTTTCAGACGGCCTATATGGATTGGAATAAAGGAGCTAGGTGAATTTCAGACAGCATGGTATCTACGCATTTGTCCGCAGGTCGGGTAAACACAGTTTGTATGTGTTTACCCGACTTGTTTGGATTTTTTAGTGATACAACCAAGGTTGCGCGGCTTTGCGTTTTTCTTCAAAGGCTTTGATTTCATCTGCGTGTTGCAGCGTCAAGCCGATTTCGTCTAAGCCGTTGAGTAGGCAGTGTTTGCGGTGTTCGGTGATGTCGAAAGTGAACACATCGCCGCTTGGCGTGGTCACAGTTTGTGCTTCCAAATCGATATTTAGTGAATAGCCTTCTTGTGCTTCGACTTCTTTAAACAATTGGTCGACTTGCTCTTCAGTCAAGACGATCGGCAATAAGCCGTTTTTGTAACAATTGTTGAAGAAAATGTCGGCGAACGAAGGGGCGATGACGGCGCGGAAACCGTAGTCGTCTAATGCCCATGGTGCGTGTTCGCGTGATGAGCCGCAGCCAAAATTTTTGCGGGTCAGCAAAACTTGTGCGCCTTGATAGCGGGGCTGATTGAGGGAAAAGTCGGGATTAAGCGGGCGTTTGCTGTTGTCCATGCCCGGTTCGCCGTGGTCAAGATAGCGCCATTCGTCAAAGGCATTAGGACCGAAGCCGCTGCGTTTGATGGATTTTAAGAATTGTTTTGGGATGATGGCATCAGTATCGACGTTGCTGCGGTCAAGCGGGGCAACGAGGGCGGTAATTTTGGTAAATGCTTTCATGGTCTGTACTTTTTCGTTTATTTAAGATTATAAAATGCCCCGATTCACGGGGCATTTACGCTTATTTATTAAGCTGATGATTAGTAGCTTTTTACTTCTTCTGCGGTATTGCTAACTGCGTTACCGGCAGCTTTCACATCTTTGCCCGCACCTGAAATGGTGTTGCAAGCAGACAGCAAAGTCATGGCAGTCAAAGCGATCAATGCAAATTTTTTCATATTGAATTTCCTATTGTAGAAGTTGAGCTAATGATTAGTAGCTTTTTACAGATTCAGCAGAGTTGCTGACTGCATTGCCGGCTGCTTTTACATCTTTGCCTGCACCTGAAATGGTGTTACAAGCAGACAAAAGTGTCATGGCGGTCAAAGCGATCAGGGCAAATTTTTTCATATGAAGCTCCTTATGGTTTGAAAAGTACAGCCTGGTTTGCTGTACTTCTTATAATATCCACCATCTTTCTAAATAGCAATAGTTAATGTGAATATATAAATATTTAAATATCAACGTGCTATTGTCAGATAGTTTCACAGGCAGCGCACATCCACAAATCGGCCGTTCACCGCAGCTGCAGCAGCCATGGCCGGGCTGACCAAATGGGTACGGCCGCCGTTGCCTTGTCGGCCTTCAAAGTTGCGGTTGGAGGTAGAAGCGCAGCGCTGTTGCGGCTCTAAACGGTCGGCATTCATGGCCAAACACATTGAGCAACCCGGTTCACGCCATTCAAAGCCGGCATCGATAAAGATTTTGTCCAAACCTTCTTCTTCGGCTTGTGCTTTTACCAAGCCTGAACCTGGCACAATCAACACGCGCTGAACGTTCTCAGCTTTTTTGCGGCCTTTGGCCACGGCAGCGGCTTCGCGCAAGTCTTCGATGCGGCTGTTGGTGCAAGAACCGATGAATACGATGTCCACCGGAATTTCGTTTAACGGCGTATCGGCTTCCAAGCCCATGTATTCCAAAGCGCGTTCCATGCCGCTGCGTTTGACCGGGTCGGTTTCGTTGGCCGGATTCGGCACTTTACCGTTGATGTCGAGCACCATTTCCGGTGAAGTGCCCCAAGTGACTTGAGGCTCGATGTCTTCAGCTTTGAAACGGAATACTTTGTCGAATTGGGCACCTTCATCGGAAACCAATGTGCGCCAGTATTCAACGGCTTTATCCCATGCTTCACCTTTCGGTGCGAATGGTTTGTCTTTAACGTAATCAATGGTGGTTTGGTCAACCGATACCATACCTGAGCGCGCACCGGCTTCAATAGCCATGTTGCACAAAGTCATGCGGCCTTCCATTGACAGGCTATGAATGGCTTCACCGTCGAATTCGATGGCATAGCCCGTGCCGCCGGCGGTACCGATTTGGCCAATGATATATAAGGCCACGTCTTTGGCGGTCACGCCCGGTTTCAGACGGCCTGATACGTCAATCAGCATGGATTTAGATTTTTTGGCAGTAATACACTGGGTGGCCATGGTGTGTTCGACTTCGGATGTGCCGATGCCGTGTGCCAATGCACCGAATGCGCCGTGGGTAGAAGTGTGCGAGTCGCCGCATACCACAGTCATACCAGGCAGGGTGGCGCCTTGTTCAGGTCCCATTACATGCACAATGCCTTGGCCTTTGTCCATAAACGGAAAGTAAGCCAATGCACCAAATTCTTTGATGTTTTTATCTAAGGTATCGACTTGCAACTTAGAAATCGGGTCTTGAATGCCTTTGTCCCAGTCGCCGGTCGGGGTGTTGTGGTCGGCGGTGGAAACCACACTGTCGATGCGCCACAATTTGCGGCCGGCTATTTTCAAGCCTTCAAAGGCTTGCGGGCTGGTGACTTCGTGTACCAGATGGCGGTCGATATAAAGCAGAACAGTGCCGTCTTCTTCTTCGCGGACGACGTGGCTGTTCCAAAGTTTGTCGTAGAGGGTTTGTGCGCTCATGGTGTGTTCTTTTATCAATGGGTAGTGGTGAATAGTATGTGGGGAATATTAGACTTATTAACTTAGAAAAGCAACTGATTTTGTCTAATTTTTATCTATGAAATAAAATTTCGCCAAATTTTTAGAAAATTTTAGACAATTTGTACAATTTTATTTTTGAATTTGGCTATTTTGTTACATTTATGCCTTTGTTTTTGCCTTGAGTGAAATAGGCCGTCTGAACGCATTTTGGATTCAGACGGCCTGTTGTCAAAATGATTGCTTGCGGTTAGGTGATGATGCAGTTTTGTGGTAAAATCACGCGTAATTATTGCTATAAGAAATGCTAGGAATCATGACAGACGCAACAGTCCGCAACGACCATAAGTTTGCACTCGAAACCATCCCGGTAAGCCTTGAAGATGAAATGCGCAAAAGCTACCTTGATTACGCCATGAGCGTGATTGTGGGGCGCGCGCTGCCAGATGTGCGCGATGGCTTGAAGCCGGTTCACCGCCGTGTGCTTTATGCCATGCACGAATTGAAAAACAACTGGAATGCTTCTTACAAGAAATCTGCCCGTATTGTCGGCGACGTGATCGGTAAATACCATCCACACGGTGACAGCGCAGTTTACTATACCATTGTGCGTATGGCGCAGGATTTCTCTATGCGTTATATGCTGGTTGACGGTCAGGGTAACTTTGGTTCGGTTGACGGCGATGGTGCGGCAGCCATGCGTTATACCGAAATCCGTATGGCAAAAATCGCTCATGAAATGCTGGCCGATATTGAAGAAGAAACGGTGAATTTCGGCCCAAACTACGACGGCAGCGAGCATGAACCGCTGGTGTTGCCGACCCGTTTTCCGGCTTTGCTGGTAAACGGTTCTTCAGGTATTGCCGTGGGTATGGCAACCAATATTCCGCCGCATAACCTGACCGATACGATTAACGCCTGTCTGCAATTGTTGGACGAGCCTGAAACCGACATCGATACCTTAATCGACATCATTAAAGCGCCTGATTTTCCTACCGGTGCCACCATTTACGGCATGAGCGGTGTGCGTGAAGGTTATAAAACTGGTCGTGGCCGCGTGGTGATGCGCGGTAAAACGCACATCGAGCCAATCGGTAAAAACGGTGAGCGCGAAGCGATTGTGATTGACGAGATTCCGTATCAAGTCAACAAAGCCAAATTGGTTGAGAAAATCGGCGATTTGGTGCGCGAGAAAACTTTGGAAGGCATTTCTGATCTGCGCGACGAATCGGATAAATCCGGTATGCGCGTGGTGATTGAGTTAAAACGCAACGAAAATTCAGAAGTCGTTTTAAATCAACTGTATAAATTAACCCAGCTGCAAGACAGCTTCGGCATCAATATGGTGGCTTTGGTCGATGGCCAGCCGCGTTTGCTGAATCTGAAGCAAATCTTAAGCGAGTTTATCCGCCACCGCCGTGAAGTGGTGACCCGTCGCACTTTGTTCCGCTTGAAAAAAGCGCGTCATGAAGGCCACATTGCAGAAGGTAAAGCGGTAGCTTTGTCGAATATCGACGAGATGATTCAATTAATTAAAGAATCAGCCGATGCACCGGAAGCCAAAGAAAAATTATTGGCGCGTGCATGGCGCAGCGGTTTGGTGGAAGACATGCTCAGCCGCACTGATTTGGATTTGCGCATGGCGCGTCCGGAAGGTTTGCCAGAAAACTTGGGCTTGCAAGGTCAAGGCTATTATCTGAGCGAATTGCAGGCCGATGCCATTTTACGCATGAGCTTGCGCAACCTGACCGGCTTGGATCAAGAAGAAATTGTCGCCGACTATAAAGCGATTATGGCAAAAATCATTGATTTCTTGGATATTTTGGCCACGCCTGAACGCATCACCCAAATTATCCGCGAAGAATTGGAAGATACCCGCGCCAATTTTGGTGACGAGCGTCGCAGCGAAATCAATCCATTTGGTGGTGATATTGCCGATGAAGACTTGATTCCGCAGCGTGAAATGGTAGTTACTTTGACTCATGGCGGCTACATCAAAACCCAGCCGACCACCGATTATCAGGCGCAACGTCGCGGCGGGCGCGGCAAGCAGGCGGCAGCCACCAAAGAAGAAGATTTCATCGAGTCTTTATTTGTGGCCAATACGCACGACTATTTGATGTGTTTCACCAATTTCGGCAAATGCCACTGGATTAAAGTGTACAAACTGCCGGAAGGCGGACGCAACAGCCGCGGCCGCCCGATTAACAACGTGATTCAGTTGGAAGAAGGCGAAAAAGTCAGCGCGATTTTGGCCGTGCGCGAATTCCCTGAAGACCAATATGTATTCTTCGCCACCGCACAAGGCATGGTGAAAAAAGTACAATTGTCGGCGTTTAAAAACGTGCGCAGTCAAGGTATTAAAGCCATTGCCTTGAAAGAGGGCGATTACTTAGTCGGCGCAGCGCAAACCAGCGGTGCGGACGACATCATGCTGTTCTCCAATTTGGGTAAAGCCATCCGCTTTAATGAATATTGGGAACGCAGCGGCGGCGATGAAAGTGAAGATGCGGACATCGATAATGAAAATGACGTTTCAGACGGCCTCGATGATGAAGCAGTAGAGGCTGACAACGAAAACGCCCTGCCTAGCGGCAAACACGGCGTGCGACCTTCCGGTCGTGGCAGTGGCGGTTTGCGCGGTATGCGTTTACCGGCCGACGGTAAGATTGTCAGCCTGATTACTTTCTCACCTGAATGCGAACAAAGCGCGCTGCAAGTGTTGACGGCCACCGCCAACGGCTACGGTAAACGCACGCCGATTGCTGATTACAGCCGTAAAAATAAAGGCGGCCAAGGCAATATCGCCATCAACACCGGCGAGCGTAACGGCGATTTGGTGGCGGCCACTTTGGTGGAGGAATGCGACGATTTGATGCTGATTACCAGCGGCGGCGTGTTGATTCGTACTAAAGTCGAGCAAATCCGTGAAACCGGTCGCGCCGCAGCAGGTGTGCGCCTGATTAATTTGGACGAAGGCGAAACCTTGGTAAGCTTGGAGCGTGTGGCGGAAGAGCCGGAAGTAGAAGCGGCTGAAGAAGGCGAGGAGCTGCATAACGTTGCTGCGCCAATCGAAGGTGAAAACGATTCAAGCGAAGTATGATAAAAGACATTAGGTAATGTTTTTTTTCGAGGCCGTCTGAAAAGGTTTGTATCTTTTCAGACGGCCTTTTAATGAATATCATTGAAATAAGAAGGACACAATTTTGAAGCAAGGTTGGGTGTATGTATTGACCAATCAGGGCATGCCCGGTTTGATTAAAATCGGCTTTACCAAAAACCTGCCACAAGAGCGGGCGCGGGCGCTGTATAGTACGGGCGTGGCTTATCCGTTTGAGGTGGCGTATCAGGTGCGCTGCCATCAGTATCCGCAAGTTGAGCGCGAGGTACATGCGCGACTAAGTGACAAGCGGGTCAATGGCGGCCGTGAGTTTTTTGCCTGCTCGGTTGAAGAAGCAGCGCAAGTTATCCGACAATGCGCCGGTAAAAACCTGATTTCAGCGCAAGATTTGCGCACGGGTGAAGTGTGGCAAAATAAACCGGTAAATAAGCCGTCTGAAAAAATAAATGTTCAGACGGCTTCACATCATTGGCGGATTCGTCATTATTTGATTGGTGGCGGCTTGGTTTTGGCTATTGTTTGGCTTGCTTGGTTGGGCTTTCGTGGCGCAGACGAAACGGTCGAATTAAGTGAAGCGAAACAAGTCATAGGTTATGTGCCCGGCAAAATCGGCAAAGAAGACATCAATATCCGTGCTTGCTCATCAACCGAATGCAGCGTAATTTCTGTTTTGCCGGCCAATCAAAAAATCCAAATCAAGCCAAACACGCGCACGGCGAAAAACTGGGTATATGCTGAGTTTCAAGGCGATGTGTGTTATCCAGAGCATTATGAGCGTGGACAAGGCTGCCGATCATGGGCGCAGAATAATATTGTCGAAGGTTGGGTCTATGCTGATAATTTGGCCGGACAAAATACCAAACCGGCTAAGCGTTCGGATTCTTTGTTTGATTCGTTATTTTGATGATGCAGGTCTGAGGCCGTCTGAAAATATGCGTTCAGATGGCCTTACAATATTGTTGATAGCGCTCGGCCAAGCCATAAAGAATCACCGCGGTTAAGCCCCAAATATCGTAATGTTGGAAAGGCAACGTCGGCATGGCGATGGTTTTGCCTTGGTGTTGCAGCGGCCGCATTTCGTAATGCTGCAAATTCATCACAAAATCAAACGGCACATAAAACACTTCTGCTACTTCGTCCGGATTGGTTTCAATGTGAGGATTCTCATTAGAAAGCGCGGGAATGGGATGTACTTCATAACCCGATGGCGTGTAGTGCGGCGGCAGAGAGGGGAAGGTTTGCCAAGTTTGCGGCAGAATGCCGACTTCTTCGTGTGTTTCGCGTAAGGCAGTTTGGGTTAAGTTGAGGTCTTGAGGCTCGTAGCGACCACCGGCTAGAGCGATTTGGCCGGTGTGGTGACGCAGTGAGCCGGAGCGGCAGGTAAACAATATCTGCCATTGTTCATCTTTTTTGACCACGGCCAATAAAACCGCCGCCACTTTGCATTCGGCCGGATTGAGAAAACGGTTGCGCAAATTTTGGGTGGAGCTGTCAAACTCGTGCGCGCGCAGCAGGAAATCGGAAAGCGGTCGGGTCATTGGAGGTATCCGTAACGTGTTTACATGATTATATTATAGTCGCTTAAAATAGAAATAAGACAAGGTGGCAGCGATTGCTGTGTACGCTGGTAAATAAGGGCGTCGGCAACACGGTATTATTTTTATTTT
Proteins encoded:
- a CDS encoding NUDIX hydrolase, with amino-acid sequence MTRPLSDFLLRAHEFDSSTQNLRNRFLNPAECKVAAVLLAVVKKDEQWQILFTCRSGSLRHHTGQIALAGGRYEPQDLNLTQTALRETHEEVGILPQTWQTFPSLPPHYTPSGYEVHPIPALSNENPHIETNPDEVAEVFYVPFDFVMNLQHYEMRPLQHQGKTIAMPTLPFQHYDIWGLTAVILYGLAERYQQYCKAI